From Plasmodium brasilianum strain Bolivian I chromosome 3, whole genome shotgun sequence, the proteins below share one genomic window:
- a CDS encoding hypothetical protein (conserved Plasmodium protein) → MNIFSLLFLSILFIKVAHVCGISTNEVLRDKRIEFRNSAKFVINESNLVDKNEKLVGTSLRTYKYYLVKGTTEIRAIFIFDDLNMNKAKVLGIHNEQHEIDILNVQNNMNKLYPLDEISTFSDVIYKERKTFSLETSYSTTSYVLTKFVFNINIEEENDENVMSLLVDNELNMKKKNLQIKIKNDKQEGNNNSNNNNNNSSNGIYRDSNSINLYQKRHPQVFTQFIGIIGSIISLATSIPGAISAISSLFKGSPSPSPPQFLGDENSKLPTYEERKSAYISSAQVKKGGPYKNENRYMYDDNYDEDNDEYDDDYNDEYEDEYEDEYGYY, encoded by the coding sequence atgaacatattcagccttttatttttgtctattttatttattaaagtaGCGCATGTATGCGGCATTTCGACAAATGAGGTACTAAGAGACAAAAGAATTGAATTCAGAAATAGTGCTAAATTTGTTATTAATGAATCAAACTTAGtcgataaaaatgaaaagttagTGGGTACTTCACTGAGaacatacaaatattatttggTAAAAGGAACAACTGAGATTAgagctatttttatttttgatgatttaaatatgaacaaagcTAAAGTATTAGGAATACATAATGAACAACATGaaatagatatattaaatgtacaaaataatatgaacaagtTGTACCCATTGGACGAAATTAGTACATTTAGtgatgttatatataaagagaGAAAAACATTTTCATTAGAAACTAGTTATTCAACTACAAGTTATGTGTTAACGAAATTTgtgtttaatataaatattgagGAAGAAAATGATGAGAATGTCATGTCTCTCTTAGTAGACAATGAactaaatatgaaaaaaaaaaatttgcaaataaagataaaaaatgataaacaaGAAgggaataataatagtaataataataataacaatagtagtAACGGTATATACAGAGATTCGAACTCGATAAATTTATACCAAAAAAGACATCCACAAGTTTTTACACAATTTATTGGAATAATTGGAAGTATAATAAGTTTGGCTACCTCTATTCCAGGTGCTATATCAGCTATTTCTTCTTTGTTTAAGGGATCTCCAAGTCCTTCTCCCCCCCAATTTTTAGGTGATGAAAATTCTAAACTGCCTACTTacgaagaaagaaaaagtgCATATATATCATCTGCTCAGGTTAAGAAAGGTGGaccatataaaaatgaaaacagaTACATGTATGACGATAACTATGACGAGGATAATGATGAGTACGACGATGACTATAACGACGAATATGAAGACGAATATGAGGATGAATATggatattattaa
- a CDS encoding tRNA N6-adenosine threonylcarbamoyltransferase, which produces MKNAVKNIALCLFIFLNLFPCSYNSYKIDNIRIKNPQFSDVLERTVKKINKYIEDNNDNYDICKYKKIPRILIERNKLKDNKKTKYIVGIENTCDDTCICIIDSNLNIIKNIIISHFKVVHKYEGVYPFFISSINNLFLKPYVQKALEGIDTKKIHCFGLSVCPGIAKNMDVAKNYIGEIQNKMDNIKISSVNHIFAHILSPLFLNFYDDKKTFTNNSEYRKEYINSCINQSLINWNVQDTIKKDKEQMDKVKGILQVLNSNNVTRQKLKVLSAEEFLNYGSYVIKKEDEKEEVEDEDARVDIGEDRKNISEIKTNDNLKNVQRGGYLTDGYVCILVSGGSTQVYMIRKNKKNDINVSKISQTVDISIGDIIDKIARYLQLPVGLGGGPFLEKKSEEFISKLKKQKINEEACKDPFQPFPLPFSSNNIVDFSFSGIFNHMKKIIIELKKEESFEKEKDRYAYFCQKNIFKHLLKQINKIMYFCELHFNIKNLCIVGGVGCNNFLFESLKNMALSRSKTENQIKEYRKLKKRLKKKVNKIEDINYLNSKMSKNIIRNENAISSSEAWDIYLKYLLKKKTKDSILSSLKLLNFEEFSELKEKGYFLFERDIFITPNSSSWSVYKTPTNLSRDNAAMICFSTFLNLHNNVNIHEDPSEIKIKSTVKTKLENNFLLFSDIIVFDVFLEYLNNKKN; this is translated from the exons atgaaaaatgctGTCAAAAACATTGCTTTGTGTTTATTCATCTTTTTGAATCTTTTCCCGTGTTCATACAATTCGTACAAGATTGATAatataagaattaaaaaCCCACAATTCAGCGATGTTTTGGAAAGGAcagtgaaaaaaattaataaatacattgAAGATAACAATGATAATTatgatatatgtaaatacaaaaaaattccGAGGATTTTAATAGAAAGGAATAAACtgaaagataataaaaaaacaaaatatatagttgGTATAGAAAACACTTGTGATGATACttgtatttgtataattgATTCTAACcttaacataattaaaaatattatcatttcCCATTTCAAAGTTGTTCATAAGTACGAAGGTGTGTATCCATTTTTCATTAGCTCAATTAATAACCTGTTCTTAAAGCCCTATGTGCAGAAGGCTTTGGAGGGAATTG ATACGAAGAAAATTCACTGCTTTGGTTTGAGCGTGTGTCCAGGTATAGCAAAAAATATGGACGtagcaaaaaattatataggggagatacaaaataaaatggataatataaaaataagctccgtaaatcatatatttgCACACATCCTTTCACcattatttctaaatttttatgacGATAAAAAAACGTTCACAAATAATAGCGAGTACAgaaaggaatatataaatagttgCATAAATCAAAGCCTTATTAATTGGAATGTCCAAGatactataaaaaaggataaggAGCAAATGGACAAAGTAAAAGGTATTCTACAAGTTTTAAACAGTAATAATGTAACTAGACAGAAGTTGAAAGTTTTGAGCGCGGAAGAATTTTTGAATTATGGATcttatgttataaaaaaggaggaCGAAAAGGAAGAAGTTGAAGATGAGGATGCACGAGTAGACATAGGAGAAGACAGGAAGAACATAAGCGAAATAAAGACCAATGACAATTTAAAGAACGTGCAAAGAGGGGGGTACTTAACAGATGgatatgtttgtattttaGTTTCAGGGGGTAGCACGCAAGTGTACATGAttcgaaaaaataaaaaaaatgatattaacgTCAGCAAAATATCACAAACAGTTGATATATCTATAGGAGATATAATTGATAAAATTGCAAGATATCTTCAACTACCTGTGGGTTTAGGGGGAGGTCCCTTTCTTGAAAAGAAATCAGAAgaatttatttcaaaattaaaaaaacaaaaaattaatgaagaaGCTTGTAAAGATCCTTTTCAGCCTTTTCCTTTACCGTTCTCTTCTAACAACATAGTTGATTTTTC CTTTTCAGGCATTTTTAAccacatgaaaaaaattataatcgagctaaaaaaagaagaatcatttgaaaaagaaaaagacaGATATGCATATTTCTGCcagaaaaacatatttaagcATTTATTGAAACagattaataaaataatgtatttttgtgagcttcattttaatataaaaaacttaTGCATAGTAGGTGGGGTAGGATGtaacaattttttgtttgaaagtttaaaaaatatggctTTAAGTAGAAGTAAAACCGAAAATCAGataaaagaatatagaaaattgaaaaaaagattaaaaaaaaaggtaaacaAAATTGAAgacataaattatttgaattcaaaaatgtcaaaaaatataatacgtaATGAAAATGCGATAAGCTCATCTGAAGCTTGggatatttatttaaaatatctcttaaaaaaaaaaacaaaggaCAGTATTTTATCAtccttaaaattattaaattttgaaGAATTTTCGGAGCTAAAGGAAAAAGggtattttctttttgaaaGGGATATTTTCATAACTCCAAATTCAt CCTCGTGGAGTGTGTACAAGACCCCCACAAATCTTAGCAGAGACAATGCAGCTATGATTTGTTTTAGCACCTTTCTGAATCTGCATAATAACGT caaTATTCATGAAGACCCATctgaaattaaaattaagtcAACAGTGAAAACAAAGCTGGAAAATAATTTCCTTCTCTTTTCGGATATCATTGTTTTTGATGTATTTTTGGAGTatcttaataataaaaaaaattaa
- a CDS encoding sporozoite invasion-associated protein 1 codes for MIEFPRVMFFLLSLVLLNVSKEYNIRNIGGNNLKNLRYPDNAGDITIAHPDSLTPNEEDQLGKNVIHRHANFIQASASSRNMLHDKERHASKNLVSHEITGVVKGIIEGQPISIALGAQYSNNFESLEVLTLTASSPTFRFKVPAGKYYLRTFGAAYMTPSAIKVNVPCEKCKFVNTLYTDSIDMSPYENDPNLFIYEWELQSSAPIALEHINTIHNDDAEWTHEHDLSNELKLDGSGAAATLKEFYGIELMGLWGSEYADRLLNVIAKFPKCIQLVTYDKEERSRQRKHQKWILVQEDLGAFDMDVEIFGEGDNENYSKIVRVSKEAFEYSKKIVKNPGSNGKYYSRRLEKVLIRALLSSDYELFSTYFEQKHGVTLLDPERNYSLVERVTGYSYNDYQPWRQNIEELVELATSWDEYPQGFQKVSGLKYLGRRKNGLKHPVYPTAPAVAFPAGAQRDSLLEFMESAFVNYRDISHLVLHEIGHFIYVNLLSSELKNIWISTGQWYEEPLSPSKWATKNELGFVSAYAHDKTPGEDFAESIAAFVLNPRLLNSRSSIKYNWIKSNVFSGSFYVTNGKHKFEVLNLGNEIFYFPGRVKKIHAEVLGSPSEDKKVKINITLLSSKGKKGCAKNAYARFFSEQQTFKDVYFYTEDHSECSHNLYTEFTMNPSESRGKWVVESLTFKGENNIDRYTGLGSFMLYLYINNQDEDIEKPIPLLESVSIYPYNGVGTEDSLLRLQILVLEDKNLKIFGGTYASFASRENSSYSYSNHTYQSYDQELDVSKLNRDYFVNDISTSGFRQVSMDSCSAYTDMNVPNLKCFQVMNPVHIPKYCVGGRYYFRQFAVEDDAGNQNILNVSSNKYYADLVPSSERDRQEPVVRNVQVSSKPANNQHDGETIVNVDFSVYDDLSGVYYIYIYLRDPHGGRHASHIDRTILPKGKEYKSIKHQILLPKGSMPGTWLLEEIKAIDMCKNESRNVYTYSVFVENN; via the coding sequence atgatagaaTTTCCCAGGGTGATGTTCTTCCTCCTTTCGCTCGTTCTTCTAAACGTTTcgaaagaatataatataaggAATATTGGAGGTAATAATCTCAAAAATTTAAGATATCCAGATAATGCAGGGGATATAACTATAGCACATCCAGATTCTCTAACCCCCAATGAAGAAGATCAGCTAGGTAAAAATGTTATTCATAGACATGCCAACTTCATTCAAGCATCTGCTTCCTCAAGAAATATGTTACATGATAAAGAAAGACATGCGTCTAAGAATCTTGTATCACATGAAATCACAGGAGTTGTTAAAGGAATAATAGAAGGACAACCCATATCAATAGCTTTAGGAGCACAGTACTCGAATAATTTTGAATCTTTAGAAGTATTAACATTAACTGCTTCTAGTCCTACTTTCAGATTTAAAGTACCTGCaggtaaatattatttacgtACTTTTGGAGCTGCATATATGACGCCTAGTGCTATAAAAGTAAATGTGCCTtgtgaaaaatgtaaatttgtaAATACTCTATATACTGATTCTATCGATATGAGTCCTTATGAAAATGACcctaatttgtttatatatgaatgggAATTACAATCATCAGCTCCTATTGCGTtagaacatataaatacgATACATAATGATGATGCTGAATGGACACATGAACATGATTTATCAAATGAGTTAAAATTAGACGGATCAGGTGCTGCAGCAactttaaaagaattttatggAATTGAATTAATGGGTTTATGGGGATCTGAATATGCAGATAGGTTACTAAATGTAATTGCTAAATTTCCAAAGTGTATACAATTAGTTACTTATGATAAGGAAGAAAGATCTCGACAAAGAAAACATCAAAAATGGATATTAGTTCAAGAGGATTTAGGAGCATTTGATATGGATGTCGAAATATTTGGTGAAGGggataatgaaaattactCTAAAATAGTACGTGTTTCTAAGGAAGCATTTGAATATtcgaaaaaaatagtaaaaaatccAGGTAGTAATGGGAAATATTATTCAAGAAGATTAGAAAAGGTGTTAATTCGTGCTCTTTTATCATCTgattatgaattattttcAACTTATTTTGAACAGAAACATGGGGTTACTTTATTAGACCCAGAGAGAAATTATTCCTTAGTAGAACGTGTAACAGGATATTCATATAATGATTATCAACCTTGGCGTCAAAATATTGAAGAGCTTGTTGAATTAGCTACATCATGGGATGAATATCCACAAGGATTTCAAAAAGTGTCTggattaaaatatttaggaAGGAGAAAGAATGGGTTGAAACACCCTGTTTATCCAACTGCTCCAGCTGTGGCTTTTCCTGCTGGTGCTCAAAGAGATTCCCTTCTTGAATTTATGGAATCTGCATTTGTAAATTATAGAGATATATCTCATTTAGTGCTTCACGAAATTGggcattttatatatgtaaatctTTTATCTAgcgaattaaaaaatatttggatATCAACGGGTCAATGGTATGAAGAACCTTTATCCCCTAGTAAATGGGCTACTAAAAATGAGCTAGGCTTCGTTTCTGCATATGCACATGATAAAACACCAGGCGAAGATTTCGCAGAATCAATTGCTGCCTTTGTGTTGAACCCTAGATTGTTAAATTCTAGAAGtagtattaaatataattggATAAAATCAAATGTATTTAGTGGTAGTTTTTATGTTACTAATGGTAAACATAAATTTGAAGTTCTAAACCTAggaaatgaaatattttattttcctgggagagtaaaaaaaatacatgcaGAAGTGTTGGGTAGTCCAAGTGAAGATAAGAAAGTTAAGataaatattactttattatcctctaagggaaaaaaaggatgTGCTAAGAATGCATATGCAAGatttttttctgaacaaCAAACTTTTAAagatgtatatttttatacagaAGATCATTCGGAATGTAGTCATAACTTATATACTGAGTTTACTATGAATCCAAGTGAGAGTAGAGGTAAATGGGTAGTTGAATCATTAACCTTTAAAGGGGAGAATAATATAGATCGTTACACAGGGCTAGGatcttttatgttatatttgtatatcaATAATCAAGATGAGGATATTGAAAAACCAATACCATTACTTGAGTCAGTTTCtatatatccatataatGGAGTAGGTACAGAAGATTCATTATTAAGATTACAAATTCTAGTACTAGaggataaaaatttaaaaatatttggtGGTACTTATGCAAGTTTTGCCTCTAGAGAAAATTCTAGCTACTCGTATAGTAACCATACTTACCAATCTTATGATCAAGAATTAGATGTATCAAAATTAAATAGagattattttgtaaatgaTATCTCTACTAGCGGTTTTAGACAAGTTAGCATGGATTCATGTAGTGCATATACAGATATGAATGTACCTAATTTGAAATGTTTTCAAGTAATGAATCCTGTACATATTCCAAAATATTGTGTAGGGGGAAGATATTACTTCAGACAATTTGCTGTAGAAGATGACGCAGGTAATCAAAATATCCTTAACGTTTCATCTAACAAGTATTATGCTGATTTAGTACCTTCATCTGAGAGAGATAGACAAGAACCAGTTGTACGTAATGTCCAAGTGTCAAGTAAACCAGCTAATAATCAACATGATGGAGAAACAATTGTTAATGTAGATTTTTCTGTATATGATGACTTATCTggagtatattatatttatatatatctaagaGATCCTCATGGTGGTAGGCATGCAAGCCACATAGACAGGACGATATTACCAAAAGGTAAGGAATATAAATCCATTAAGCATCAGATATTGTTACCAAAGGGATCAATGCCAGGAACATGGCTGTTAGAAGAAATTAAGGCCATTGATATGTGCAAGAACGAGTCCAGGAATGTGTACACCTACAGCGTCTTTGTCGAAAATAATTAG
- a CDS encoding perforin-like protein 1, with protein sequence MKKHVSLLFIILYICHRGYVKSTRITRSKYHNYKGNEKIAFNENGKLRNIEKHASILCNAVSCNNTNDISFVNQKKNMGKEDEDLVDLYEDDEVSTSAGDSSSDEAYLSDSEEEENDDNQDENENGYLSNMNNQDLNNEDKGIKKHFKIEKNEEHINENKKKAEENFKRYKFNDENKSETERKLKRKDNIFHKYTDNDNNNDDEDDNKEDNKNEGNILNNKGIVKDKMNVFPGLYFVGIGYDLLFGNPLGEPDSLTDPGYRAQIYLLNWELSNRGVANDLNTLQPLNGWIRKENACSRAEMIKECSSISDYTSNLSSEASASGGYMTFASFSASVGYKKFLSEVSKRTSKTYYVKSNCIKYTIGLPPYVPWEKTEAYINAVEGLPLDFNGLEKDTECGSDVYEQNKTLDVCKNIFPWIQFFKTYGTHLIYEAQLGGKITKIINVSNSSVKKMKKDGVSVKAEIQAQFGFGSAGGSTNVSSDSSSSNNDESYEMSEQMVVIGGNPIKDVTKEENLFEWSKTVSENPMPISIKLFPLSFTFDSDELKRDYEKALLYYSRLYGFSPHDTMQKDEKDITKILITSSTVTKSGPPPISAECPHDMIVLFGYILKQNFWNNTGKLRGYDIELCESGLSSCTSKQGNSNKYDISYLYMECGSQVLPFSDQVVSVSDSTFNTVKCPNDYTIIFGFGFAASSGRNDSAQKTYVTPCRPGMKSCSLNMSKENDKSYMYLVCLDGTIWSGINTLTLVAKDDFHSAVNKSKKFNDGHLDLECPSEGKILTGFYGESHTSSPYVSAPFGKCSKSLKSCSVHGSGQGIGFQNYRTLREISLRNGDFHFSVFSSNYSRKKDKKKKKD encoded by the exons atgaaaaaacacGTCTCATTgttgtttattatattatacatatgtcaCCGAGGTTACGTTAAAAGTACTCGCATTACAAGGAGTAAATATCACAATTATAAGGGGAATGAAAAAATTgcatttaatgaaaatggGAAATTAAGGAATATAGAAAAACATGCAAGTATTTTATGTAATGCAGTATCAtgtaataatacaaatgatatttcatttgttaatcaaaaaaaaaatatgggaAAAGAAGATGAAGATTTAGTTGACTTATATGAAGATGATGAAGTGTCTACGTCTGCAG GGGATTCCTCATCGGATGAAGCATATTTAAGTGATAGTGAAGAGGAAGAGAATGATGATAACCaagatgaaaatgaaaatggcTATTTAAGTAACATGAATAATCAGGATTTAAATAAtg AGgataaaggaataaaaaaacattttaaaattgaaaaaaatgaagaacatataaatgaaaataaaaaaaaagctgaggaaaattttaaaagatataaatttaatgatGAAAACAAAAGTGAAActgaaagaaaattaaaaagaaaagataatatattcCACAAGTATACAGATAATGACAACAATAACGATGATGAAGATGATAATAaagaagataataaaaatgaaggtaatatattaaacaataAAGGTATAGTGAAAGATAAGATGAATGTGTTTCCAGGACTATATTTTGTAGGTATAGGTTATGATTTGCTTTTTGGAAATCCATTAGGTGAGCCAGACTCCTTAACGGACCCTGGGTATAGGGcgcaaatatatttattaaactgGGAACTGAGTAATAGAGGAGTAGCAAATGATTTAAACACCCTACAGCCATTAAATGGATGgataagaaaagaaaatgcaTGCAGTAGAGCGGAAATG ATTAAGGAATGCTCCAGTATTTCAGACTACACCAGTAATTTATCATCAGAAGCAAGTGCATCCGGGGGATATATGACTTTTGCGTCTTTTTCAGCATCAGTTGGTTATAAGAAGTTTCTTAGCGAAGTTTCAAAGAGAACAAGTAAAACCTATTACGTAAAATCAAATTGTATCAAGTATACCATTGGGCTACCCCCTTATGTTCCTTG GGAGAAAACTGAAGCATATATCAATGCAGTGGAAGGTCTTCCACTGGATTTCAATGGACTAGAAAAAGACACTGAATGCGGATCGGATGTATAcgaacaaaacaaaacattagatgtgtgtaaaaatatatttccatGGATACAATTCTTTAAAACATATGGCACACACCTAATTTATGAAGCTCAATTAG ggGGTaagataacaaaaataataaacgtATCCAATTCATCTgtgaagaaaatgaaaaaagacgGAGTAAGCGTAAAAGCTGAAATTCAAGCTCAGTTTGGATTTGGAAGCGCAGGGGGTTCAACAAATGTTAGTTCTGACAGCTCTTCAAGTAATAATGATGAATCTTATGAAATGAGTGAACAAATGGTTGTTATAGGAGGAAATCCAATTAAAGATGTAacgaaagaagaaaatttatttgagTGGTCAAAAACTGTTTCTGAAAATCCTATGCCTATAAGTATAAAACTTTTTCCATTATCCTTTACATTTGATTCGGATGAGTTGAAAAGGGACTACGAAAAAGCGTTACTATACTATTCAAGGTTGTATGGATTCTCGCCACATGATACAATGCAAAAGGATGAAAAAGACATAACAAAAATA TTAATAACTTCCTCAACAGTTACGAAGAGTGGTCCACCCCCTATCAGTGCAGAATGCCCACATGATATGATTGTTTTATTTgggtatattttaaaacagaATTTCTGGAATAATACTGGAAAGCTGAGAGGGTATGATATTGAATTATGTGAATCCGGTTTAAGTAGTTGTACATCAAAACAAGGGAACTCAAACAAATATGATAtatcttatttatatatggaaTGTGGCTCTCAAGTTTTACCCTTTTCTGATCAAGTAGTGAGTGTAAGTGATTCAACTTTTAATACTGTAAAATGCCCTAATGACTACACGATCATATTTGGATTTGGATTTGCTGCTTCTTCGGGCAGAAATGATTCCGCTCAGAAGACTTACGTTACTCCATGTAGACCAG GAATGAAGAGCTGCTCTCTAAATATGAGCAAGGAAAATGATAAGAGCTACATGTACCTAGTTTGCTTAGATGGGACAATATGGTCTGGCATAAATACATTAACCCTTGTTGCAAAGGACGATTTTCATAGTGCAGTAAACAAATCAAAGAAATTTAATGATGGACATTTAGACCTCGAATGCCCTTCAGAAGGTAAAATATTAACTGGCTTTTATGGTGAAAGTCATACATCTAGTCCTTATGTATCAGCACCCTTTGGAAAATGCTCTAAGAGCTTGAAATCCTGTTCTGTGCATGGGTCTGGTCAAGGCATAGGATTTCAGAACTATAGAACGTT AAGAGAAATCTCCTTAAGAAATGGGGATTTCCACTTCTCAGTGTTTAGCAGCAACTAtagtagaaaaaaagataaaaaaaaaaaaaaagactaa